The Microtus ochrogaster isolate Prairie Vole_2 linkage group LG3, MicOch1.0, whole genome shotgun sequence genomic sequence GCTTCGAAATGTTCATTGGAGAGGATGACAAGCAAGCTGCTTACTTGCTGGAGAcattgttttgttaaaaattgcaggcggatctctgtgagttcgagaccagcctgNNNNNNNNNNNNNNNNNNNNNNNNNNNNNNNNNNNNNNNNNNNNNNNNNNNNNNNNNNNNNNNNNNNNNNNNNNNNNNNNNNNNNNNNNNNNNNNNNNNNNNNNNNNNNNNNNNNNNNNNNNNNNNNNNNNNNNNNNNNNNNNNNNNNNNNNNNNNNNNNNNNNNNNNNNNNNNNNNNNNNNNNNNNNNNNNNNNNNNNNNNNNNNNNNNNNNNNNNNNNNNNNNNNNNNNNNNNNNNNNNNNNNNNNNNNNNNNNNNNNNNNNNNNNNNNNNNNNNNNNNNNNNNNNNNNNNNNNNNNNNNNNNNNNNNNNNNNNNNNNNNNNNNNNNNNNNNNNNNNNNNNNNNNNNNNNNNNNNNNNNNNNNNNNNNNNNNNNNNNNNNNNNNNNNNNNNNNNNNNNNNNNNNNNNNNNNNNNNNNNNNNNNNNNNNNNNNNNNNNNNNNNNNNNNNNNNNNNNNNNNNNNNNNNNNNNNNNNNNNNNNNNNNNNNNNNNNNNNNNNNNNNNNNNNNNNNNNNNNNNNNNNNNNNNNNNNNNNNNNNNNNNNNNNNNNNNNNNNNNNNNNNNNNNNNNNNNNNNNNNNNNNNNNNNNNNNNNNNNNNNNNNNNNNNNNNNNNNNNNNNNNNNNNNNNNNNNNNNNNNNNNNNNNNNNNNNNNCCACCACCCGGCTAGGTTGATGATTCTTATTGAGAAAACTGATTAGTTAGACATTGCAGCAATAGATATCACAATGAAAAAGGTATAGAAAGTGAGTGGGAAGTTTTTAGTAATGAGAGAATTGATTTACTTCCCTCTATGTACCCATTTGCCAGGAACTAAATTAATCGGTTGTTGGGATCTGGGCAGGATCCAGTTCATTCAAAGCAAAGGCACACTATAGGAATCAATCTACAGTGAAAGATGCTAACAGCCTACATGAGTGAGGGTGCTCACGGGTATCAACAGCTAGCTGGGAGACTGAAAGAAAGAGGAATTGGTTGCTGGAGGCTGCAGCATCCACAGAGGATTAGTGTTTTGATTGACAGGATGTCATTTGGTAAACCTTGCTAGTGCACATGACATTCCCAGAGTCATCAGACTCTAAACATATGCAAGCCCAGttgtttagaagaaaaaatattgtaacaacagaaaaagaaagattattcTTGAACATTCCTTTTCAGACTACAGGTTACCTTATTGCACATGTACTTAAGACCGAAGTAAGTGCAGGTCTGCCTATTTCCCCTATGTTCCATATGATTCCCAAAAGGTATTTGAGTACAATAAGGAGTTACCATGCCATTACTAAAGGGACTgcttgttgctgtttttaaagcAGATATCTGTACAGCCCATTAAAGATGTTTGTCCAAAGGATACCCACACAATGCTAGGTTCATTGTTCAGTTCTCTGTACAATGGACGTTGTGCAAACCCAAGCCAAGTAGAGTCCCAGTCCCTGTGTTTGCTCTGTGCTTGCCTGCTTCGCTGTTGTTCAGTGGTTAGTGCTAATCATGTCATCAGTTgcatttgctttgcttgtttggAATTTTAGTTTGTTCACCCTCGTTTCTTCTAAAGTATTCAACGCTTTCTACATTCACGTTCATTGCAAGTTCTCTGATGTAGGACAGAACACAGCTCCGTTCTTAATCCTAATTGCACAAGCATAGCCCTTACTGAAATTCCTGACTCTTTGTCTCCTCTGAACCTTTCTGGTCCATGCCGTTTCTATCAACCTTTTTTTCTTAGATTCATTCAATGTGTTCTAGATTTTTCCTTctctaaagaaattttttttttttgccagttccTCCACATTCCTTCCAAAACAAGTTCTAAATGCCCACAGAGAACCTGCTTAGGTTTATTTACAACAGTggtcccactttttaaaaaaaaaatgtatttgttaagccgggcactggtggcacacgcctttaatcccagcactcgggaggcagaggcaggcagatttctgggagtttgaggccagccgggtctacaagagctagttccaggacaggcaccaaagctacagagaaaccctgtctcaaaaaatgtatttgttatgtTAGGCTTTTCCATCTGACTGtcagaaatgactcagaaaacAGTGACTTGAGGCAGAACGAGTTTATTTTATCTCACAATTTAAGGGTATAGTCTGTAAAATGCAGGATTCTGAAGCAGCTGatcaaatcacacacacagtcagaacTAGATTGGTGTATAGTTGCCTGTGTCTCAGCTCCCACTTTCCACTAATATAAACCCTTTATATTTCACGAAATGCTGCATCTCAAATAGGTAGGTGTGTTGTTTTACATGTGAAtagccctcataggctcatgtttgaaaGCTTCATCCCCAGTTAGTAGAAGTTAGAATTAGGatagaattaggaggtgtggcaataTGTGGGAGGGGATGTCATTAGTAGTGGTCtttgagtttcaaaagcccattccaggcactgtgtctgtctctctgcctgctgcctttcCTCAGGAGTAAAACATTCAGCTACTGTTCCCACTCCATGCCTGTCCTGATTCTTCTGTGACAATCATTGACTGTGTGAGCAAGCCCTGATCAGTTGCTTCCTTTTATAGTAGCTGCCTTGATCATGAGCTCTCGTCTCAGCAGCAGAATAGTAACTGAGACTGTGCATCTGCCTTTCTTACAGCAAAAACTCAAGACAGTATCCTATAGATGTTTTGGGTTAACCTTTATCTACATAATCACTTATAGAGCTGTCTTCCGTAATTTCTGTCCTAGACGATTCTGTATGTCATCAACCTGGCTGTTAAAACTAACCATCCTAATATGTGCACTGTTTTAGGAACTGGTGGCCTTTGCGGATGTAGGTGTGATCTTCACTGTAGAAGAGTGGGCTATGTTGGATGATAGGCAAAAGAAGCTCTACAGAGGTGTGATGAAGGAAACATTTTTGAACCTGATCTccataggtaaaaataaataaatgaataaaaaataaacaccagcACACTGCCCTTGCTTATTCAGTCAGCAGTCAGAGAGCAACTGTGTCCTggttatgtgtgtggtgttgtggtttgaattCCTGCAGGGAATATTTATCGAATTTAATGAATGCATCCATGTCATAAGAACTAGATTCTACTTGTTTCTAAGCATTGAATTTGTCATAATGAACTCTTTGGGTTTATTTCTAGAGGAAAcactagaagaaaatattgaagagGACCACAGAGATCTCAGCCGAAATCTGGGGTAATTTTTATTCAATAGAAAGCAATTtacagtcaggtggtggtggcacacatgtttaatcctagcactcgggaggcagaggcaggcaaatctctgagcttgagtctagtctggtctacagagtgagttccagggtaatcagggctatacagagaaaccctatctacaaaaacaaacaaaaacaatttacatCAAACATTTGAGTGGTAGGACAACTAACTGCGAACCTACCAAATGATCCAAATATGTCTAATTGCAAATTGATTCTACACCAATTTCTGTAACATAATATTGAACTGTGTCATTCAGTATTTGAGTTTCTCATCTGTGTAATCGAGTAATATCACCAATGTGTCATGTAATAAGCTCTGAAAGAGCCCAGTAGTCTAGACCTTCTCATAGCCGttataaaaaccacatggtcacCTCTCTCTCAGGATTACTCCCGTGAACCTGGTAAGCAACTTCTGTTTTATGATGCTCTCAGTTCCTGtgttaaacaccatgaccaaagtcaTCTTTGGGATAATGGGGCATattttggtttatacttccatgTTATAGCCCAGCAAGGGAAGGCAGGATAGGGGCTTAAAACAGACAGAGACCTGGAGGctggaactgaactgaagaccGGGGAGGAAGGCTGCTTTCTGGCTTTGTTCCTCATGGATTACTAACATACTTTTCTTACAGCTCCTGTACTCCTGCCCAGGAACATATTACCTAACATGGCCTCATTAatcaggaattaaaaaaaatgctcccaCAGCCTTGCTtacaagccagtctgatctagcCATGTTCTCAACTCTGGTTCAGGTTGAACTGATAACAAACTAGCCAACACAGGCTAAGTATTTAAACGTCAAAATATCATACTGTTAGAGGACTCTGTGATTATTATGACTGTCTGCTAACACCAGGACGTTTGCCTTCATATTCACTCTTTCTATGTTTGtcacttattttatgtgtatgtatatgtgtgcttgtattcACCACCTGTGCAAAACCATTttgagaccagaaaagggcatcagatccttcaGATCAACAGGAGCTTATGTGCCCTCCACATGATTGCCGATGGAGGATCTGCTAGAAGAGCTGGAATTGTTCTTTATATCTGACCCTATGATACAGCTCCTTCATAATTCTTTAAATATCAACACTCTACGTCTTTACACATACCAGGGTCTTTACATGTGGTTCATATTGTCCTTAACATTGGAGACATTCTGCTATTGCCTCAGGGATAGTATGGTTGTAGTATACTCCATAAGCCAgcctcaaacattttttttctacagtaaTGCTGTTCTCATTGTTTTTGCAGAACTCAAGTGGTTGAGAAAGACTGTGGATATCAGCGTGATACTGAGTGTGATGAAAACCAGGAATCTACTCCAGAGAATATGGTTAATAATGACGTGCCTCCTGCAAAAACAGTATATGAAAGCAGATTACATGAAAGGAATGTCATTGATGATTCATCCTTACAAGTTTATCAAAGAGACCAAAGTAGAAGCAATGAATTTCAATGTCAGGAAGCTGTGGTGAAGTCTTTTAAACCAACGAAACATTGGAAAGATATCAGTCATTCTGAATCACTTCAGGTACTTGAAACCTCTCCTAGAGACAAACCTTATAAAAACCAACAATGTAATGAAGCCTGTAGGAGTCTTCCTTCTGATAAGCCTCAGGAGAGAACTCACACTGGAGATAAACTCAGTGAGAACATCGTAAAGAGATGTACACATGACCAGAAAGATCATGGAATCCATACAAAAGTGAAACCCTTTGTGTGTAAGCATTGTGAAGAAGCTTTCATTGATTCCAGTGACCTCATCAACCATGAAAAAAGTCATCTTGGAGAGAGAAGTTACATTTGTAAGCAACGTGAGAAAACATGTTTTGAGAAACATGAAGTAACTCACAGAGAAGTAAAGCCTTATGAATGTAAGCACTGTGGAAAAGCTTTCACCCATTCTAGTAATTGTAACATTCACGAAAGAAGTCACTGTGCTGAGAAGCCTTGTGCACATAAGCATTGTGAAAAAACCTTCACCAGTTCCAATTCCTGTAACACTCACAAAagaatccacactggagagaaactgtATTGTAAACATTGTGACAAAACCTTTGCCACTTTGAGTTCTTATAACACTCATGAAAGGGTTCACACTGGAAAGAAGCCTTGTGCATGTAAGCACTGTAGAAAAACTTTCACCATTCCCAGTCTGCGTAACTGCCACGAACAAAATCATAATGTAAAGACTTCTGCCTGTAAGCATTGTGGAAAGGCTTTCAACAGTTCCAAGCACTGTAAAATTCATGAAAGAACTCACACGGGAGAGAAGATTTATGCATGTAAACATTGTGGGAAAGTCTTCAGCACTTCTTATTATCGTAACATTCATGAAAggattcatactggagagaagccttactCGTGTAAGCACTGTGGAAAAGCCTTTACCCGCTCCATTTATCTTAAGAGACATGAAATCGTTCATACTGGAGATAAGCCTTATGCATGTAAGCATTGCGGGAAAAGCTTCTCCACCTCGTGTTATCGTGACcttcatgaaagaattcacactggagagaagccttatgCATGTCAGcattgtgggaaagccttcaggaGTTCTTCTCATCAAAAGAGACATGAAAGAATTCATTCTGAAAAGCTTTATGTACGTAATCATTGTGGAAACGGCTTGACTAGTTCTACATCCCattcatgaaagaattcatactggtgagaaaccttgtctgtgTATTCTTGTGGCAAAACCTTTGCCATTTTGAGTTCCTGTCATAATCATAAAAGAATTCACATGTAAGCATTATGGAAAAACCTTTGCCCGATCCAGTTATCTTAACATTCATGAAAGGAGTCACAGTGGAGAGAAACCTTGTGCATCTAAGCATCATTGAAAAAACCTTCACTTCCAGTTGGCATGACAGTTGTAATAGGCATCACGCTAGACAGTAGGCAAATGGATGTAAGCATTGTGGGATAAAACCTTATGTAAGTACTGTGGAAAAAAAGCCTTCCCCATTTCCAGTTGGTGTAACGCTCATGAAAGATTAGAAGATGCCATACATCTGTGATCATGTGGAAAAGCCTTTAGCAATCATAGTTCTGATTATATCCATAAAAGAATTTCATAGTGGTGGAAAACTTTGAAATGGATGTGAAAAATCAATTTATAGTGTTCAGAAACATCTTCCGGGCCTggcgatagtggtgcacgcctttaatcccagcactcgggaggcagaggcaggcggatctctgtgagttcgagaccagcctggtctacagagctagttccaggacaggctccaaagccacagagaaaccctgtcttgaaaaaaaaacaaaaaaagaaaaaagaaacatcttcCGTATAGCCAGAATATGCCTACATTTTTGTTTCACATCCCTATACAAACCCGTGTGATCTCATGGTGACAAGAAGTGCAGTGGGTAGCACTTCTACCAGCGTAAGTATGCGATGCTGCATTTGATCAGCTTGCCTCCATTGTGAGGGTTGAAAGAAAACTGGTCATGGGGTGCATCAGCTAAGAGTAGTTCTCATGCAAAACCTGATTATCTCAGTTACCTCCCTGGGTCTTAACCCGAGTCTTGAAAGTTGTATTCTGACAATCACATGCATACTTCCcaataaatacatacacagagacatacaagTGAGTAATGAAGTGAATAACGTTCAAAGCAGtgcaaagaaaaactaatagatacatttttaaatgtagaaacaCTGAGAGAACAAAGTgtgattcttttttgttgttggttctgttttgatttttgagacaggtttttgtgtgtaagagtgtgtaaaacagctctagctgtcctggaactagctctgtagaccaggctggcctcaaactcagagattcgcctgcttctgcctcccaagtgctgggattaaagacgtgtgccaccaccgccccgaaAAAGTGTAATACCTAACTCATGATATGTGACTCTGTATATGATAAAAACCACTTACAAGATGTGGAATAATGTCTGTTTTGCCCCCTATGGCTAGGACAGTACCTTTGAATACAACTGTACTAGTGTTCTGAGTGAGAATGGGCCCGAAGACTCGTAAATTTGAATACTGGGTTTCTAACTGAAATGGGTACTAACTGAGGATGGGTAGGAGGTATGACCTGTTGGAGAACATCTGTCACTCTCAGGAAGTTTTAAGGTGATACAAAAGATAGTGACACTCCCAgtgtattctctctgcctccttattATGGGATAGCATGGCCATTCTTTGCTATCACAGATACACTCTGTAACTGCAAGCCAAATATAACACTTgcttttaaaacttgttttagCTGTTGTGATCCATTACAGCTATAGAAAATACAANNNNNNNNNNNNNNNNNNNNNNNNNNNNNNNNNNNNNNNNNNNNNNNNNNNNNNNNNNNNNNNNNNNNNNNNNNNNNNNNNNNNNNNNNNNNNNNNNNNNNNNNNNNNNNNNNNNNNNNNNNNNNNNNNNNNNNNNNNNNNNNNNNNNNNNNNNNNNNNNNNNNNNNNNNNNNNNNNNNNNNNNNNNNNNNNNNNNNNNNNNNNNNNNNNNNNNNNNNNNNNNNNNNNNNNNNNNNNNNNNNNNNNNNNNNNNNNNNNNNNNNNNNNNNNNNNNNNNNNNNNNNNNNNNNNNNNNNNNNNNNNNNNNNNNNNNNNNNNNNNNNNNNNNNNNNNNNNNNNNNNNNNNNNNNNNNNNNNNNNNNNNNNNNNNNNNNNNNNNNNNNNNNNNNNNNNNNNNNNNNNNNNNNNNNNNNNNNNNNNNNNNNNNNNNNNNNNNNNNNNNNNNNNNNNNNNNNNNNNNNNNNNNNNNNNNNNNNNNNNNNNNNNNNNNNNNNNNNNNNNNNNNNNNNNNNNNNNNNNNNNNNNNNNNNNNNNNNNNNNNNNNNNNNNNNNNNNNNNNNNNNNNNNNNNNNNNNNNNNNNNNNNNNNNNNNNNNNNNNNNNNNNNNNNNctacaagagctagttccaggacaggaaccaaaagctacagagaaaccctgtctcgaaaataataaaaaaagacttctttaaaGCTGAATGGTGTTCCATTGGTGATtagagaggaggctggggtgggcACTAGCTGGATGTGAGGGCTGcgaggagagaaatgggaagacTGGAGGCAGAAGTTTCTAGTCGGGCACAGGATGGGAAAGGTGAATACAGGAAAGAGGAACAGATACCAATGTTGTTTGATAATGCTTAAGAGTTGTTATTTTGCACATACCTAAAGTTATATACAATACATAATAGTGCAACTGAGATTATGTATCCGCACATGGATATACGTACATGTGTATATTAAATGACGTTGTATCATTTGACTTTGTAGTGCCTCCTCCCAAGAATCATGCACTAATAAAAACACCAGTATGAAAAATCTCCATTTGACTTGTTTAGGATAGTCTCTGTGATTCCCAAAGTAATTTAggggctttctctttcctttggtcATCTCTGCAAGCTTGAAGGTAAGTCGGTTTTGCTGCACAATTTGGATGCAGGACTTCGAAGGATTTGAGCTGGATCTAACGACAAAACCGCCTtcatttataatctttttttttttatttttaaagatttatttattatgtacacagtgttcagcctccatgtatgcctgaaggccagaagggggcgccaggtctcattacagatggttgtgagccaccacgtgggttgctgggaattgaactcgggaccttcagaagagcagtcggtgctcttaaccactgagccatctctccagccccaccttcaTTTAATCTAACTGGCATGGTAATAGATGTAGTGCAAGTTGCCCAGTAAGAGAAGCAGTCCATAGCCCTCCCCAGCTGTGGCTTGTATTGTGGCTTGAATGAGATTGGTCCCCGTATGATCCTTTATTTGAATGACTGATTTCTGCTCCGTGGAATTGTTGGGAAGATTAGAAGATGGGGCTGGGGTGGCCTGGAGGTTTCAGTGCTTACGTTCTTCCACGtcagctctttctctctgcctccaactttcAGGTCATGATGTAAGGTAAGGGCTTAGCTACTGCTCAGAACTGTGCTTGCCTGCCTGGTGCCAGACTGCCTGCCATGTTAATCATGGGCTCTAACCTCTGCAAGCATGAGTGCcaagagatgttttctttcttccacgcATGTgtgtagtttttcaagacagtttttctatataacagccctggttctcctggaactcactttgtagaccaggttgaccttgaactccctgggatctgt encodes the following:
- the LOC101979498 gene encoding zinc finger protein 14-like isoform X1; amino-acid sequence: MELVAFADVGVIFTVEEWAMLDDRQKKLYRGVMKETFLNLISIEETLEENIEEDHRDLSRNLGTQVVEKDCGYQRDTECDENQESTPENMVNNDVPPAKTVYESRLHERNVIDDSSLQVYQRDQSRSNEFQCQEAVVKSFKPTKHWKDISHSESLQVLETSPRDKPYKNQQCNEACRSLPSDKPQERTHTGDKLSENIVKRCTHDQKDHGIHTKVKPFVCKHCEEAFIDSSDLINHEKSHLGERSYICKQREKTCFEKHEVTHREVKPYECKHCGKAFTHSSNCNIHERSHCAEKPCAHKHCEKTFTSSNSCNTHKRIHTGEKLYCKHCDKTFATLSSYNTHERVHTGKKPCACKHCRKTFTIPSLRNCHEQNHNVKTSACKHCGKAFNSSKHCKIHERTHTGEKIYACKHCGKVFSTSYYRNIHERIHTGEKPYSCKHCGKAFTRSIYLKRHEIVHTGDKPYACKHCGKSFSTSCYRDLHERIHTGEKPYACQHCGKAFRSSSHQKRHERIHSEKLYVRNHCGNGLTSSTSHS
- the LOC101979498 gene encoding zinc finger protein OZF-like isoform X2; its protein translation is MVNNDVPPAKTVYESRLHERNVIDDSSLQVYQRDQSRSNEFQCQEAVVKSFKPTKHWKDISHSESLQVLETSPRDKPYKNQQCNEACRSLPSDKPQERTHTGDKLSENIVKRCTHDQKDHGIHTKVKPFVCKHCEEAFIDSSDLINHEKSHLGERSYICKQREKTCFEKHEVTHREVKPYECKHCGKAFTHSSNCNIHERSHCAEKPCAHKHCEKTFTSSNSCNTHKRIHTGEKLYCKHCDKTFATLSSYNTHERVHTGKKPCACKHCRKTFTIPSLRNCHEQNHNVKTSACKHCGKAFNSSKHCKIHERTHTGEKIYACKHCGKVFSTSYYRNIHERIHTGEKPYSCKHCGKAFTRSIYLKRHEIVHTGDKPYACKHCGKSFSTSCYRDLHERIHTGEKPYACQHCGKAFRSSSHQKRHERIHSEKLYVRNHCGNGLTSSTSHS